A genomic region of Prionailurus viverrinus isolate Anna chromosome D4, UM_Priviv_1.0, whole genome shotgun sequence contains the following coding sequences:
- the ZNF483 gene encoding zinc finger protein 483, with amino-acid sequence MTAISPDPQTLASSEPNKVLRMDTPGDQEAIRRGDATDPETFRQRFRWFCYSEVAGPRKALNQLWELCIQWLRPDIHTKEQILELLVFEQFLTILPGEIRIWVKSQRPESSEEVVTLIEDLTQTLEEKEDPASQESVISEEENPEENKMVSVLPSAESRESITFKDVAVNFSRGEWRKLEPFQKELFKEVLLENFRNLEFLGFAVSKLDLISQLKWVELPWLLEKEVSKGSRPECEPRGELKESFRNQDALLDESTLNKIIERCLMGGDHGLMGESRKRSSKEYSQGAVTQKKTHGRGNKGEEFDPDKSPFGSNFKQTSDIIKHLRVYLRKKSRKYNECKKPFSFHSDLMNRKEHTGEKPRKCNEGRKALGHSSSLTEHQKHQKMGRNLGRKAQKCSNCGIAFTRSLSLTKRRNCTICEKCWKNLHQDASSDKDEGAEMGEKTHKCSKCGKAFGYSASLTKHRRIHTGEKPYMCNECGKAFSDSSSLTPHHRTHSGEKPYKCDDCGKAFTLSAHLIKHQRVHTGEKPYKCKECGRPFSDSSSLIQHQRIHTGEKPYTCNNCGKSFSHSSSLSKHQRIHTGEKPYKCGECGKAFRQNSCLTRHQRIHTGEKPYLCNDCGMTFSHFTSVIYHQRLHSGEKPYKCTQCEKAFPTHSLLSRHQRIHTGVKPYKCKECGKSFSQSSSLNEHHRIHTGEKPYECNYCGATFSRSSILVEHLKIHTGRREYECNECEKTFKSNSGLIRHRGFHSGE; translated from the exons ATGACAGCCATCTCTCCGGACCCTCAAACTCTGGCCTCAAGTGAACCAAACAAGGTCCTAAGAATGGATACTCCTGGGGATCAAGAAGCTATCCGGAGAGGAGACGCGACTGACCCAGAGACTTTTAGACAGAGGTTCAGGTGGTTTTGTTACTCAGAAGTGGCTGGACCCAGAAAAGCCCTGAATCAGCTCTGGGAGCTCTGCATTCAGTGGCTGAGACCAGACATCCACACGAAAGAACAGATTTTAGAGCTTTTGGTGTTTGAGCAATTCCTGACCATTTTGCCTGGGGAGATCAGGATATGGGTAAAGTCACAACGTCCTGAGAGTAGTGAGGAAGTAGTGACCCTCATAGAGGATTTGACCCAAACACTTGAAGAAAAGGAAG ATCCAGCCTCTCAAGAGTCTGTTATTTCTGAAGAGGAGAaccctgaagaaaataaaatggtttctgTCCTTCCAAGTGCTGAGTCCCGG GAGTCCATAACATTCAAGGATGTGGCTGTGAACTTTTCCAGAGGAGAGTGGAGAAAACTGGAGCCTTTTCAAAAGGAGCTCTTTAAGGAAGTGCTACTGGAGAACTTTAGGAACCTAGAATTTTTGG GCTTTGCAGTTTCCAAATTAGATTTGATTTCCCAGCTTAAGTGGGTTGAACTGCCATGGCTGCTGGAAAAAGAAGTCTCAAAAGGCTCCAGACCAG agtGTGAACCTAGAGGTGAATTGAAGGAATCCTTTCGAAATCAAGATGCTCTCCTGGATGAAtcaactttaaataaaataatagaaagatgCCTAATGGGTGGGGATCATGGCTTAATGGGAGAATCCCGGAAGCGTAGCAGTAAGGAATATTCACAAGGCGCAGTCACACAAAAGAAAACTCATGGGAGAGGCAATAAGGGTGAGGAATTTGACCCAGATAAGAGCCCCTTTGGAAGTAATTTCAAACAAACCTCAGACATAATTAAACATCTGAGAGTCTACTTAAGGAAGAAATCTCGGAAGTATAATGAATGCAAGAAACCCTTCAGTTTTCATTCAGACCTTATGAACCGCAAAGAACACACTGGAGAAAAGCCACGGAAATGTAACGAAGGCAGGAAAGCCCTAGGTCACTCTTCATCTCTTACTGAACATCAGAAACATCAGAAAATGGGGAGGAATTTGGGGAGGAAGGCCCAGAAATGCAGTAACTGTGGGATAGCCTTTACACGAAGCTTGTCCCTTACTAAGAGAAGAAACTGCACtatatgtgaaaaatgttggaaaaatctACATCAAGATGCATCCTCAGATAAAGATGAGGGAGCTGAGATGGGAGAGAAGACCCACAAATGTAGcaaatgtggaaaagccttcgGCTATAGTGCCTCCCTGACCAAACATAGGAGAATTCACACAGGGGAAAAACCCTATATGTGCAATGAATGCGGAAAAGCTTTCAGTGACAGTTCATCCCTCACGCCACATCACAGAACTCATAGTGGAGAGAAACCCTACAAATGTGATGATTGTGGAAAAGCTTTCACCCTGAGTGCCCACCTCATTAAACATCAGAGAGttcatactggagaaaaaccctacaaatgtaaagaatgtgggagACCCTTCAGTGACAGTTCATCTCTTATTCAACATCAGcgaattcatactggagaaaaacccTACACGTGTAACAATTGTGGAAAGTCCTTTAGTCACAGCTCATCCCTTTCCAAACATCAGAggattcatactggagagaaaccctataaatgtggtgaatgtggaaaagcctttagaCAGAATTCTTGCCTTACTCGACATCagagaatccacactggagagaaaccctatttGTGTAATGACTGTGGGATGACTTTCAGCCATTTTACATCTGTCATTTATCACCAGAGGCTTCATTCGGGAGAAAAACCCTACAAGTGTACCCAGTGTGAGAAAGCCTTCCCTACCCATTCGCTCCTCAGTCgtcatcagagaattcatactggtgtaaaaccttataaatgtaaaGAGTGTGGAAAATCATTCAGTCAGAGTTCATCTCTCAATGAACATCAtcgaattcatactggagagaagcccTATGAATGTAACTACTGTGGAGCAACCTTCAGCCGCAGCTCAATCCTGGTAGAACACCTAAAAATTCATACCGGAAGGAGAGAATATGAATGTAACGAATGTGAAAAGACATTTAAGAGTAACTCAGGCCTCATCAGACATCGGGGATTTCACTCTGGAGAGTAG